In Micromonospora sp. LH3U1, one genomic interval encodes:
- a CDS encoding MoaD/ThiS family protein, with protein sequence MPVEVHIPTMLRGCTGGARTVEGSGGTLADLLGDLEARYAGVRDRMVTETGALRRLVLVYVNDHDVRGLGGLQATIRDGDTVTISPALAGGAMGLAAAAALNGLWAMETMAHEKD encoded by the coding sequence ATGCCTGTCGAGGTTCACATTCCCACGATGCTGCGGGGCTGCACCGGCGGCGCCAGGACCGTGGAGGGATCGGGGGGCACCCTCGCCGATCTGCTGGGCGATCTGGAGGCCCGCTACGCCGGCGTCCGGGATCGCATGGTCACCGAGACGGGCGCGCTCCGCCGCCTGGTGCTCGTGTACGTCAACGACCACGACGTCCGAGGCCTCGGCGGGCTGCAGGCCACCATCCGTGACGGCGACACCGTGACGATCAGCCCGGCCCTGGCCGGCGGGGCGATGGGCCTCGCCGCCGCCGCGGCCCTCAACGGCCTGTGGGCCATGGAGACGATGGCGCACGAAAAGGACTGA
- a CDS encoding Glu/Leu/Phe/Val family dehydrogenase, with the protein MGVFADMSGPDTGHEQLVFCQDKRTGLRAVIGIYSTVLGPALGGTRFYPYASEDDAVRDVLELSRAMAYKNAVAGLNLGGGKAVIWGDPQEVKTEALMRAYGRFVDSLNGRYYTACDVGTYVADMDVVARETRFVAGRSVDHGGAGDSSILTAWGVFQGMRAAAEHVWGTTSLAGRRIGVAGLGKVGKHLTAHLLDDGAAVVATDVDERALSWARATYPQVDLVDDSTTLSRSDIDVYAPCALGGALDDETVPAMRAKVVAGAANNQLAHPGVDKLLVDHGILYAPDYVVNAGGVVQVADEIDGFDFERAKRRVTRIFDTTQQVIRLAETEGVPPGAAAAWLAERRMAAGA; encoded by the coding sequence ATGGGCGTATTCGCCGACATGTCCGGACCGGACACGGGCCACGAGCAGCTGGTGTTCTGCCAGGACAAGCGCACCGGCCTGCGGGCCGTCATCGGGATCTACTCCACGGTGCTGGGCCCGGCACTGGGCGGCACCCGCTTCTACCCGTACGCCAGCGAGGACGACGCTGTCCGCGACGTGCTCGAACTCTCGCGCGCGATGGCCTACAAGAACGCGGTCGCCGGCCTGAACCTGGGCGGCGGCAAGGCGGTCATCTGGGGTGATCCTCAGGAGGTCAAGACCGAGGCCCTGATGCGGGCATACGGGCGGTTCGTCGACTCGCTGAACGGCCGCTACTACACCGCCTGCGACGTCGGCACGTACGTCGCCGACATGGACGTCGTCGCCCGCGAGACCCGCTTCGTCGCCGGCCGCAGTGTCGACCACGGCGGCGCTGGTGACTCCTCGATCCTCACCGCCTGGGGCGTGTTCCAGGGCATGCGGGCCGCAGCCGAGCACGTCTGGGGCACCACCTCGCTCGCCGGCCGCCGGATCGGCGTGGCGGGCCTCGGCAAGGTCGGCAAGCACCTGACGGCGCACCTGCTCGACGACGGCGCCGCCGTGGTCGCCACCGACGTCGACGAGCGTGCGCTGTCCTGGGCCCGCGCCACGTATCCGCAGGTCGATCTCGTCGACGACTCCACAACCCTGAGCAGATCCGACATCGACGTGTACGCCCCGTGCGCGCTCGGCGGTGCGCTGGACGACGAGACAGTGCCGGCGATGCGGGCCAAGGTGGTCGCCGGCGCGGCCAACAACCAGCTCGCCCACCCCGGTGTCGACAAACTGCTCGTCGACCACGGCATCCTCTACGCGCCCGACTACGTGGTCAACGCCGGCGGAGTCGTCCAGGTCGCCGACGAGATCGACGGGTTCGACTTCGAGCGGGCCAAGCGGCGGGTGACCCGGATCTTCGACACGACACAGCAGGTCATCCGGTTGGCTGAGACCGAGGGGGTCCCGCCCGGAGCGGCCGCTGCCTGGCTGGCCGAGCGCCGCATGGCCGCCGGCGCGTAG